Within Topomyia yanbarensis strain Yona2022 chromosome 2, ASM3024719v1, whole genome shotgun sequence, the genomic segment GGGTGCTGAAAGATGGTACGGGACATTTTGGTCGAATTCTATTTGCCTGGTGGAAGgggtaaaaataaattaaatgcgcTGCAGAGCGCTGGGGGGTGTAATTCTTGACGATATTTATGTTTCAGAACGGAGTTGGACATAGATTCGAAAAAATGGCGCATACGGGCCGATATTCTTAACGATGTTGCCATGGCTATTGATCTGTTCGTGTTACCGTGCTATCCGAAAGCAGCTACCTTTATACTGTGTGCAACAACTACGATGAAAGCCATTGTCGGTGTGGCTGGTGGAGCTACACGCTCGGCTTTAACCCAACACCACGCCATTCGGGGTAATTTGGCTGATGTGGCGTCTAAGGACAGTGCGCAGGAGACCTGTGTAAATTTGATCGCATCGTTTATAGGGTTGTTCCTGTTGACCCACGTGCAGGAACAGAGGTTAGTGTTATTTCTCCATTTTTTCGGTTTGGGCGCTATTTTCATTGTAATATTTTTAGGGTTCTCTATGGTCTGTTCCTGTTCTCAATTCTGTTGCACATATATGCAAATATTAAAGCAGTTAAAGCCGTCTGTCTTCGCACTTTCAATGAAGCTCGCTATTTAATCACATTGGAGGAATACTTCAAGACTGGAACGATTCTTTCTCCGGAGCAGGTGAATAAGCTGGAACGGGTTACAATCGGCCAAACGGTTTCGCTCACGGCTCGAGTAGAAATAGGCTGCTCTGCTCGTGAATTAGGGCAGTATTATCGCAATTGTTACGACTTGGAGAACGTAATTGCGTGTTTTGACTCGCGGGAAAAGTTTCTCATTTCCGAAACGCGTCGCTACGTTGGAGTGTATTTGCACTTTACTGTCAAACCGTTGGACATTATCAAATCATACTTTTACGTGGCATCGTATCTACAGGACAAGAATCAATTACGCGATCGCTACTGGGAGATTCAGAACAAGTGGAACGAGTTCCTCAATCTAGCTCAGTGTGAGGGTTGGAACGTTCAAGCGCATCTGTTAAAAACCGACGAGTACCGTTTGGATTGGAGGATATAAAAGATACGTTTAAACACGGCCAGGAAGCGTCGTGGCTACTCAGTGAGAgagattttaatttaaaccaaCCGTAGCAGTAGAACACAACCAGAAAGAACAGTGAGCaattaatacatttcaaaaccTTCCGTCTTGTAACTGACACGCGAGCGACTTTTAGGGTGCCAAACAAGCAATCTAGTCTCAATTATCGTAATTAAGAAACGCACTGCAAGCATGTTGGACCAAATTACCGAAAGAAGTTCAAAGTAAAGAAGCATTGAATACGAGACATCGAAAAATAATATAAGAGCACAGCGTTTCCCAGCGTCACTATCTAAATCTAACAAATTTTAGGAAATATCCTATTGAAACGAATAGCGTTAATAGTGCTATACAACTAAGCGAAACTGAAGAATAccgcagaaaatatttttctaaacaTTCCAATTAGTGAGTGCTTCGGCCCGATGGCGGGCCAAAATTGCGACGTAGTGTGTAAGAGTAGGTCGAGTTTAACCAAAGATTTACCAAGTCACCCGTAAATTTGTTTGCGATAGAATCGACAGCAGCTAAGAACCCGAATTTTACTACTTTCGCTTTAACATTACAAATCAGAATCCTAGCGAGACCGTGTCGCGCAGGTTTAAGCCAAACTCACATCTTTCCGATCCGATTCAGTGACGGTTCAGTACCGTGGAAGGACACTAATATTCTTTCATGCAATTCAAATGTGAGCATTTATATACACTTGTCCGGCACGGTACTGTACTGAACCGTCACTGAATCGgatcggataggtgtaaatAGTGCTTTAATTATTAGTCATATCATCACAACGACTCCTTCCAATAACGGTTGAAAACGCGTAGCGTTTGAGCCAGCGAAATGGTGATCAGTTGCTGGTAGTTTTAACATAGCTTCTCAGTCCACTCCTAAAACACATCAATTTGTAGTGATTTACGTATCAAAAACGAATATCAATTTCAGAAAGTAGAAGTTAGAATAGAATTGCTTTTAAACAAACGAAAAATTACGCTCGATGCGATTTTATGCTTGGTTTTGTACCTCGCATGCGTTTTATACTCCCTTGAGTCGCTTATAAAATTTTAATGCTGCTACGTATTTTCTTTTTCTACGATGACATAGAAAGCAATTTACCTTTTGCTATTCCACTTTCAAATTGTATAAGTAGATAGTAACCCGTGTttactttcaaaattttcttgaGAGCAACGTTATAGACACTCAACCTTGAATCATCAGATATTGGCAGACAAATGGATTTCTTTTTCCCTCTTCATCAAATGTACCTTCATCATAATAATGTTTGTCTTTTAAGCGAAACCAAAACTGCCGATTTTCATTCCACTTTCCCGCCCGTCTGCGACAAATGTTTCACTATATCCACCCAGTCCCAACCCCTCGGTCGATTGCCTTTGTTATCCACTCGATCCCACTGCTTCCGTTTCTGTGCTTTGGTCAGTTGTTCCTTTTTCTGGTTGCCTCCTCCACCACCAGTCCCACCAGCGCTGGTTCCCCTTTCGTCGGGATCCGCTTCGTCCGAACTACCCAGCTCTGCGCACTGTTGGTGGTTCGTCCCGATAATCTGCTGATCAGCCCCGCAGTTGAAGTTCTCATCCATCAACAGTTCATCGACCTTGTCCTTAAGGCACTCGAATAATGTGTAGGTCATACCGCAGCCAAGCCACTGTTCCCCTTCTTCCTTCAGAATCCCAATGATCTTATCTTTGACAGAGCGTGAACTACATTGAAAACACCGTGAAAGGTGGTTGAATACAATGGATATGATTAGGCTTACACGTTTTGATTGTAGAACGTATCCATGTTGATAGTGGGAAGCTCATTTGGGTACGTCTCATGCCAACAGATTTCTAACAGAAATGATTTACCTCCTTCTTCGCCGTACTGAAAGAAATTGGCAGTTGAGtaaagatttatttgaaacttttattttacctTGTATTGAAATGTTTCCGCACTGATTTGCTTAAAGGAATTATCGCCTTCATAAATGGAAGTTAGCGCCTCGCGTTCTTCAGTCTGCAATTCCTTTGTTTCGGACATTATGGAGGTGTAATTCTTCTAAGCGGGACTGTACAATGTTTAACTAACTATTAACTATTGCTATCGGTGTTCACTGGAATCTATTGAGAGCAAAACATATTTTTACtaacaatataaaaatacagcaaatatTACAACACCATGCATGCCTGAGTTTTGTTTACttcttgttttcttttttgataTGTAATAAGTGACATTGACAGTTAACGTATGCTGTCAACAGAATTTACACCGTCAAGCGGGATCGTCCCTTTACACAATATAGTATAATAAACCGTTTTCGCATGTTTTCACCCAGTAAACCAAGAGGCGAGTAGGCAGGTTAAACTGAATGCTGGCGATcggtacactcaaaaaaaagtaaacgttatgcctattgattttacacatagatttttgcaattaacggaggcatacccggatagaattttacaataacatttaccctacaaacaatcataaaacaatcaata encodes:
- the LOC131682320 gene encoding RUS family member 1-like; protein product: MKIHFREQYGSTGEEILYVTPDNQNSVVRVNVKGEKPKLRKRLSLKRFLQNLFLPAGYPDSVSSDYLAYQRWDTVQAFCSTISGTLTTHSILKGVGVGSDMANPLSATVTWVLKDGTGHFGRILFAWWKGTELDIDSKKWRIRADILNDVAMAIDLFVLPCYPKAATFILCATTTMKAIVGVAGGATRSALTQHHAIRGNLADVASKDSAQETCVNLIASFIGLFLLTHVQEQRVLYGLFLFSILLHIYANIKAVKAVCLRTFNEARYLITLEEYFKTGTILSPEQVNKLERVTIGQTVSLTARVEIGCSARELGQYYRNCYDLENVIACFDSREKFLISETRRYVGVYLHFTVKPLDIIKSYFYVASYLQDKNQLRDRYWEIQNKWNEFLNLAQCEGWNVQAHLLKTDEYRLDWRI
- the LOC131682321 gene encoding RWD domain-containing protein 4-like, with amino-acid sequence MSETKELQTEEREALTSIYEGDNSFKQISAETFQYKYGEEGGKSFLLEICWHETYPNELPTINMDTFYNQNVSRSVKDKIIGILKEEGEQWLGCGMTYTLFECLKDKVDELLMDENFNCGADQQIIGTNHQQCAELGSSDEADPDERGTSAGGTGGGGGNQKKEQLTKAQKRKQWDRVDNKGNRPRGWDWVDIVKHLSQTGGKVE